A genomic segment from Treponema sp. J25 encodes:
- a CDS encoding tetratricopeptide repeat protein, producing MSSVDIQSLWERARGAFRLGDYREAERLLLLYLQQNPPSREARLLLGITLAKEEKHAEAEKIFKELLAENPRDLEALNNLAVIYRRQERFTEALDMLEKALELDPGRVELHYNMANIYKQTHNYKAAAMAYARVIELDNRYIPAYNNLGTMYEKLHEWDRACEVYKKGLSLDRNNPTLHFNYGIALEAQGQLDRAAAEYEAALRARPGWIEAMNNLALIQYKQGHHREALEGFRRILAIDPDNAEAHNNRGLIFADEGNFEEAIREYRQALELDPHSVKAVVNLEYALESVGKLGDALVELERLVKLVPDSIEVRLRLASLYLKLQRYPEALEQAERALEWDERNVQALRIKGVALRAIGKTSEAQKIFEKILQIDPTNYSFYLDLADLHFQNHQYPEAEQRLLSYLQKRPQDRDAKFLLARLYGEMGHYPHAIQILEELVRQNPHDTEALASLAQLQEKTGNVERALRTVDALINLQGKRATPEDISDLNASLEMYEKIIRQYAGSLTDIWKKNVSRLAEQVPEEEPELDTLLLGTTEKVSIEEDADTLFIEDVETIEEPEPEEEEVVPEDTFTLPEEEPLPRDSWAGLVEGSPREEGGEREGAPFSSEGEPPGDAGAEALSEDLPPRPPQKERVPPENPPGEFPGQPGSFPYSGNMVPPVSFPPIVSSIPPQPNMGPAAFPPLGSGSPAQPFSGVTPSSPSPAPAYQLSPPPPPPGPYPSAPSPSYGPPPMAAPPVQPPSYTPPADFRPGPLDYAPPFSPSSPASSPSGRPSPPSRGMPEKGPKEPLSEQEPLPMSDEEEPILPPLPDIEEEEGDLSLDDIPLEEIEPLEEELDGENWLSPEDEGTETPQALEEPLEEEPLSAAELSDSVLEEPEANLPLETVSLEPEDQSAEEPELLPEGEDSTVDQLEPLPEAEENLPESENFPDELENAPEYTEPLPDDLFPELEDSDLWDEALLFEDEGGLQDVQEPLPPLEEEPLDLEAGMEELPSLEDLLAEERELDRLEKEEEEAEGSPMLSGIPMEEGPPSSRAPEGDSALSPLSQRPSFSPREEPQSPVGPASRVPSPEESVGSPSVEAGPDTPSSPTGISPEAERPYEGKSPAPPPLELFRYLKELTEQLPEEQKRAFQRSEARLKMEYVMEKLEGQGGLLRKAEERIIKEKTEEVPRASRGGAQGLPPVSETLRYLRSMAGNLPDPDLSQVMGKKLEKVLKNLNGKGGTRDT from the coding sequence ATGAGTTCCGTTGACATACAAAGCCTGTGGGAACGAGCCCGGGGTGCGTTTCGCCTGGGAGATTATCGGGAAGCGGAACGGTTGCTCCTCCTCTATCTTCAACAGAATCCTCCTTCGCGGGAAGCCCGCCTTCTCTTGGGAATTACCCTTGCAAAGGAAGAAAAGCACGCTGAGGCGGAGAAAATTTTTAAGGAACTCCTTGCAGAAAACCCCCGGGATCTGGAGGCCCTGAATAATCTGGCGGTAATCTACCGGCGTCAGGAACGCTTCACCGAAGCCTTGGACATGCTCGAAAAGGCCCTGGAACTCGATCCTGGCCGGGTGGAACTCCACTACAACATGGCCAATATTTACAAGCAGACCCACAACTACAAGGCCGCGGCCATGGCCTATGCCCGGGTGATAGAGCTGGATAACCGGTATATCCCGGCCTACAACAACCTGGGAACCATGTACGAAAAGCTCCACGAATGGGACCGGGCCTGTGAGGTGTACAAGAAGGGGCTTAGTTTAGATAGAAACAATCCAACCCTCCATTTTAATTACGGTATTGCCTTGGAAGCCCAGGGGCAGCTGGATAGGGCCGCCGCGGAATACGAGGCGGCCCTCCGGGCCCGGCCAGGCTGGATAGAAGCGATGAACAACCTGGCCCTGATTCAATATAAACAGGGCCATCATCGGGAGGCCCTGGAGGGTTTTCGACGGATCCTCGCTATCGATCCGGATAATGCGGAGGCCCACAACAATAGGGGCCTTATCTTTGCCGACGAGGGAAATTTTGAAGAGGCCATCCGGGAGTATCGCCAGGCCCTTGAACTGGATCCCCATTCGGTAAAGGCGGTGGTGAATCTGGAGTATGCCCTTGAATCGGTGGGTAAATTGGGTGATGCCCTGGTAGAACTAGAGCGGCTGGTAAAGTTAGTTCCCGATAGTATCGAAGTACGCCTTCGGCTGGCGTCGTTGTACCTGAAGTTACAGCGCTATCCTGAGGCGCTGGAACAGGCCGAGCGGGCCCTGGAATGGGACGAACGGAACGTTCAGGCCCTCCGGATAAAAGGGGTGGCCCTGCGGGCCATTGGAAAAACCAGCGAAGCCCAGAAGATCTTTGAAAAGATTTTACAGATAGATCCCACCAATTATTCTTTTTATCTTGACCTCGCGGATCTTCATTTTCAGAATCATCAGTACCCTGAGGCAGAACAGCGGTTGCTTTCCTATCTTCAAAAAAGACCCCAGGATAGGGATGCAAAATTCCTTCTTGCCCGGCTCTATGGAGAAATGGGGCATTATCCTCATGCCATCCAGATTCTAGAGGAACTGGTTCGCCAGAATCCCCATGATACGGAAGCCCTGGCGAGCCTTGCCCAGTTGCAGGAAAAAACGGGCAATGTGGAACGGGCCCTGCGAACGGTGGATGCCCTTATCAATCTCCAGGGAAAGCGGGCCACCCCCGAAGACATTAGTGATTTAAATGCCTCCCTTGAGATGTATGAAAAAATAATTCGCCAGTATGCGGGTTCCCTGACGGATATCTGGAAAAAGAACGTGAGCCGTTTGGCGGAACAAGTTCCGGAAGAAGAGCCGGAACTGGATACGCTGCTGTTGGGAACCACAGAAAAGGTGAGTATAGAAGAAGATGCGGACACCCTTTTTATAGAAGATGTGGAGACCATCGAAGAGCCAGAACCGGAAGAAGAAGAGGTTGTGCCGGAGGATACGTTCACCCTCCCCGAAGAAGAACCCCTTCCTCGTGATAGCTGGGCTGGATTAGTGGAAGGGTCCCCCCGGGAAGAAGGAGGGGAAAGGGAAGGGGCGCCTTTTTCCTCGGAAGGAGAACCGCCCGGAGATGCCGGCGCCGAGGCTCTTTCAGAGGACCTTCCCCCGAGACCCCCGCAAAAAGAAAGGGTGCCGCCGGAAAATCCCCCCGGGGAGTTCCCGGGACAGCCAGGTTCTTTTCCGTATTCGGGGAATATGGTCCCGCCAGTTTCCTTCCCCCCCATTGTTTCTTCCATTCCTCCCCAACCGAATATGGGCCCGGCGGCGTTTCCTCCCCTGGGGAGTGGGTCCCCTGCTCAGCCCTTTTCGGGGGTGACTCCTTCGAGTCCTTCACCTGCCCCGGCATATCAACTGTCTCCTCCTCCTCCTCCTCCGGGACCTTACCCATCGGCGCCTTCCCCCTCATATGGGCCGCCCCCTATGGCGGCGCCCCCTGTGCAGCCTCCTTCCTACACGCCCCCCGCTGATTTTCGACCAGGACCGTTGGACTATGCTCCGCCTTTTTCTCCCTCCTCTCCCGCATCGTCTCCCTCGGGGCGTCCTTCTCCTCCTTCCCGGGGAATGCCAGAAAAGGGCCCGAAAGAGCCTCTGTCTGAGCAAGAACCGTTGCCTATGAGCGACGAAGAGGAGCCCATCCTTCCGCCGTTGCCGGATATAGAGGAGGAAGAAGGGGACCTTTCGTTAGATGATATTCCTTTAGAAGAGATTGAACCCCTGGAAGAAGAATTGGATGGGGAAAATTGGCTATCCCCTGAAGATGAGGGAACAGAGACCCCACAAGCCCTGGAAGAACCTCTAGAAGAAGAACCCCTTTCGGCGGCGGAACTCTCCGATTCGGTCCTTGAAGAGCCCGAGGCAAACCTGCCATTAGAAACCGTATCTCTGGAACCGGAGGACCAAAGTGCCGAAGAACCGGAACTTTTACCAGAGGGAGAGGACAGTACGGTAGACCAACTAGAGCCTTTACCGGAAGCAGAAGAGAACCTGCCGGAATCGGAAAACTTCCCTGATGAGTTGGAGAATGCCCCGGAATACACCGAACCCTTGCCGGATGACCTCTTCCCTGAATTGGAAGACAGTGACCTCTGGGACGAGGCTCTTCTTTTTGAAGACGAAGGGGGCCTTCAGGACGTCCAGGAACCCCTTCCTCCTCTGGAGGAAGAGCCCCTGGATCTGGAAGCGGGGATGGAGGAACTTCCCTCCCTTGAGGATCTTCTCGCGGAAGAGAGAGAACTCGATCGATTGGAAAAGGAAGAGGAAGAAGCGGAGGGTTCCCCTATGCTTTCTGGCATTCCGATGGAAGAGGGCCCCCCTTCTTCTCGTGCCCCTGAGGGGGACTCTGCTCTGTCTCCTCTCTCTCAGAGGCCTTCCTTTTCTCCTCGAGAGGAGCCCCAATCACCTGTCGGCCCTGCTAGTAGGGTGCCCTCACCGGAGGAATCGGTGGGTTCTCCAAGTGTAGAGGCGGGTCCTGATACCCCTTCTTCTCCAACAGGAATATCCCCTGAAGCAGAAAGACCCTATGAGGGGAAGTCTCCTGCTCCACCGCCGTTGGAACTTTTCCGGTACCTTAAGGAACTTACGGAACAACTCCCGGAAGAGCAAAAGCGGGCATTTCAACGGAGCGAAGCCCGATTAAAAATGGAATATGTAATGGAAAAGCTCGAAGGACAGGGGGGCTTACTCAGAAAGGCCGAAGAGCGGATTATAAAAGAGAAAACGGAAGAAGTCCCGCGGGCTTCCCGGGGGGGTGCACAGGGGCTTCCGCCGGTTTCAGAGACCCTTCGGTATCTTCGATCCATGGCGGGGAATCTTCCGGATCCGGATCTTTCCCAGGTAATGGGGAAAAAATTGGAAAAGGTGTTAAAGAATCTGAATGGTAAGGGAGGAACCCGTGACACCTGA
- a CDS encoding fibronectin type III domain-containing protein, with translation MKRQSIALGGVLAISFFLMVPLAVAQQYPVLRLGGKEGWSLVQERWGVREEVRGGSSFLVLSSVSEGASLSPTVDLALSFDEPVPSQYRDQQGRYDLVVSSSVLAGGSSQAWRGAGVAVFGALEENQGGAGTSSGNPQGNPGGGSGNIQGALGGNSLTASVGIKVFPRQDALFRGPRRIEDFSIEFWLYPYTMENGQQILDWSGIHQRPDGKQVFQRIRCQITRNRLEWIFQDFFVSPDERQGTTISLRGLTTPLPKSWSHHLIRYEAKTGLLEYLVNGQIEGVAYTTSTGREGGTLYAPLVGRSGEFILGQRYTGAMDEVVIHSVYVERPVLSRLPPAGGYVVSRPLDLGFPNSRLLRLDAIAYPKIEDRGVSSTPWLAPEIRLYVRMLDAPIEGGEKEWIPVRPGIPLGSEFPRGRYVQIRAEFYASSDGKQSPSLQEIRLSYEPDRPPPPPSQLVAIPRNGAVELRWKPSADTDVAGYVVYYGMASGEYFGTDAAQGPSPIRLGPTTSVVIEGLQNGRVYYFAVAAYDSAQPPQEGELSREVAARPGRIEP, from the coding sequence ATGAAGCGACAGAGCATAGCCCTTGGAGGGGTACTGGCAATTTCTTTTTTTCTCATGGTTCCGCTGGCGGTGGCCCAGCAGTATCCAGTTCTTCGTCTGGGTGGAAAAGAGGGGTGGTCCCTGGTCCAGGAACGGTGGGGAGTCCGGGAAGAAGTGCGAGGGGGCTCTTCCTTTTTGGTCCTTTCTTCGGTTTCTGAGGGAGCATCGCTTTCGCCTACGGTGGATCTGGCCCTTTCCTTTGATGAGCCGGTCCCATCTCAGTATCGAGATCAACAGGGGCGTTATGACCTGGTGGTGAGTTCTTCGGTGCTGGCCGGCGGCAGTTCCCAGGCCTGGCGCGGTGCCGGGGTAGCTGTCTTTGGGGCCCTGGAGGAAAACCAGGGAGGTGCCGGAACAAGCAGCGGAAATCCCCAGGGAAATCCCGGGGGGGGAAGCGGGAATATCCAGGGGGCGTTGGGGGGGAACTCTCTGACTGCTTCGGTGGGGATAAAGGTGTTTCCCCGTCAGGATGCTCTGTTTAGGGGCCCCCGGCGGATCGAGGACTTTTCTATCGAATTCTGGTTGTACCCCTATACGATGGAAAATGGGCAGCAAATTCTGGACTGGAGTGGTATTCATCAAAGGCCGGATGGGAAGCAGGTGTTCCAGCGGATCCGCTGCCAGATAACGAGAAATCGGTTGGAATGGATTTTTCAGGACTTCTTTGTCTCCCCCGATGAACGGCAGGGAACTACCATATCCCTGCGGGGTCTTACGACTCCCCTCCCTAAGAGCTGGTCCCATCATTTAATTCGTTATGAAGCAAAAACGGGTCTCCTGGAATACCTGGTGAATGGCCAGATTGAGGGGGTCGCGTATACCACCTCTACAGGTCGGGAAGGGGGTACCCTGTATGCTCCCCTGGTGGGCCGGAGTGGCGAATTCATCCTGGGGCAACGGTATACGGGGGCTATGGATGAGGTGGTCATTCACTCTGTCTATGTGGAACGGCCCGTGCTCTCCCGACTGCCTCCGGCGGGGGGCTATGTGGTGAGCCGGCCCCTTGATCTGGGGTTTCCCAATTCCCGCCTTCTGCGCCTCGATGCCATAGCCTATCCTAAAATAGAGGATCGGGGCGTTTCTTCCACCCCATGGCTGGCTCCGGAAATACGTCTCTATGTACGGATGTTAGATGCCCCGATTGAAGGGGGAGAAAAGGAATGGATCCCGGTTCGTCCCGGTATCCCGCTGGGTTCGGAGTTTCCTCGAGGCCGCTATGTGCAAATTCGGGCCGAATTCTACGCTTCTTCTGATGGGAAACAGAGCCCTTCCTTACAGGAAATACGACTTTCCTATGAGCCTGATAGGCCCCCACCGCCGCCGTCTCAACTGGTGGCTATTCCGCGGAACGGTGCGGTAGAGCTTCGGTGGAAGCCCAGCGCGGATACCGATGTGGCGGGATATGTGGTATACTATGGAATGGCCAGCGGAGAATATTTTGGAACCGATGCAGCGCAGGGCCCGTCCCCCATTCGGCTGGGACCTACAACGAGCGTGGTAATCGAAGGATTGCAGAATGGGCGGGTGTACTATTTTGCTGTGGCGGCCTACGATAGCGCCCAGCCTCCCCAGGAGGGAGAACTTTCTCGGGAAGTTGCTGCACGTCCCGGAAGGATTGAACCATGA
- a CDS encoding MBL fold metallo-hydrolase encodes MFTVRFWGDRGSIPCPGPMTVRYGGNTSCLEIRADERLIIVDLGTGIKPLGDWLMANDFKKGPIDADIFITHTHWDHIMGFPMFTPIFIPSTRLRIRGPVSYEDETLESIIGAQLSYRYWPVRQSELAAHIEYDQLKETTIDLGGGLRVITKYLNHPILCLGYRFEYQGHSIVTTYDHEPFRNLFPTDPDDPSYNEDAAREGELAAKEENEKVDRFYQGADVLIHDTQYTKKEYETGKVGWGHSYYEHAINAAHRARVRKLVLFHHDPNRTDRQLQYLESQYQKIIAGRTSLQLMMAREGLVVRADE; translated from the coding sequence ATGTTTACTGTACGTTTTTGGGGAGATCGGGGATCGATACCCTGTCCGGGACCGATGACGGTTCGATATGGGGGGAACACGTCCTGTTTAGAAATTCGGGCCGATGAGCGCCTTATCATTGTAGATCTGGGAACGGGTATCAAGCCCCTGGGCGATTGGCTTATGGCCAATGATTTTAAGAAGGGCCCCATCGATGCGGATATCTTTATCACCCATACCCACTGGGACCATATCATGGGGTTCCCCATGTTTACGCCCATTTTTATTCCCTCTACACGGTTGCGGATCCGGGGTCCCGTTTCGTACGAGGATGAGACCCTGGAGTCGATTATTGGGGCTCAGCTTTCCTATCGGTACTGGCCGGTTCGTCAGAGTGAACTGGCGGCCCACATCGAATATGATCAATTAAAAGAGACCACCATCGATCTCGGTGGGGGACTCCGGGTGATTACCAAGTATCTGAATCATCCTATTTTGTGCCTGGGGTATCGCTTTGAATACCAGGGGCATTCGATTGTTACCACCTATGATCATGAACCCTTCCGGAACCTTTTCCCCACCGATCCTGACGATCCTTCCTATAACGAAGATGCCGCCCGGGAAGGGGAACTTGCCGCTAAAGAAGAAAACGAAAAGGTGGATCGTTTCTATCAGGGGGCGGATGTGCTTATCCATGATACCCAATACACGAAGAAAGAGTACGAGACGGGTAAGGTTGGCTGGGGCCATAGTTACTATGAACATGCTATTAACGCGGCCCATCGAGCCCGGGTGCGGAAACTCGTTCTGTTTCACCATGACCCCAACCGGACCGACCGGCAACTTCAGTATCTTGAAAGCCAGTATCAGAAGATTATAGCGGGGCGCACATCCCTTCAGCTTATGATGGCCCGGGAGGGACTTGTGGTCCGGGCCGATGAATAG
- a CDS encoding cysteine peptidase family C39 domain-containing protein encodes MAGILSFLLLLQQVQSLETLRFSDVAEQGYDTSCGLSVLSDLVSRYWNYSLSEETLVFEWLSMRPSSEQPHTSDTGRNEEDYTISFKDMQDLLARHGFVSRGFRFSYDQLVKAARSYAPLILHFADQEGHFVLCLAAEEDLLVIADPAEGVYWLSRDALLSRWQGYALLVQHPTLLKNQPALERTVQEAHSREESLQFLSRIHRGGYR; translated from the coding sequence TACTCCTTCAGCAAGTGCAGAGTCTTGAAACCCTGCGCTTCTCCGACGTGGCCGAGCAGGGTTATGATACCTCTTGTGGCCTTTCAGTCCTTTCGGACCTGGTGTCCCGCTACTGGAACTATTCCCTTTCAGAAGAAACTCTCGTATTTGAATGGCTTAGTATGAGGCCATCCTCGGAGCAGCCCCATACAAGCGACACCGGAAGAAACGAAGAGGACTACACCATCTCCTTTAAGGATATGCAGGATCTTTTGGCCCGCCATGGTTTTGTATCCAGGGGCTTTCGTTTTAGTTATGACCAGCTTGTAAAGGCCGCTCGGTCTTACGCTCCGCTCATTCTCCATTTTGCAGACCAGGAGGGACACTTTGTGCTCTGCCTTGCGGCAGAGGAGGACCTCCTCGTGATTGCCGATCCCGCAGAGGGGGTGTATTGGCTTAGCCGGGACGCTCTCCTTTCCCGGTGGCAGGGCTATGCTCTTTTGGTCCAGCATCCCACGCTTCTTAAAAACCAACCCGCCCTTGAAAGAACAGTACAGGAAGCCCATTCACGGGAAGAAAGTTTACAATTCCTTTCGAGGATCCATCGAGGAGGATACCGATGA
- a CDS encoding glycosyl hydrolase family 65 protein, protein MQFGYFDDEHKEYVITRPDTPTSWSNYLGDTTFGAVITNNAGGYGFYRSGARGRYLRLRFNSIPMDQPGRYFYIRDRDTGDYWSASWQPVGKPLSEYQSTCRHGTAYTTIESVYKGIRSESLYFIPLGQTFEYWRLTLKNEGPTPRRLSVFTYCEFTNQWITEQDQVNLQYSLFIVKGQREGAFLRISIHDNLNEQHPDNPGDAGMNAWMTLVGAPLAGFDTSRESFIGTYGSYQRPAALERGSCGNSEAYGDNACGSLQVELELAPGESKTLLVMLGIGDARTEGKKRYQEYGSLERCEQELGALKKVWHGRLGSMTVHTPDEDINHTVNVWGLYNCLITFAWSRAASLVYNGERDGLGFRDSVQDILGVVAAIPEMARERLELMLSGQLSNGGAIPVIKPFEHRPGHEKAPPAEEFRSDDCLWFFNAVPAYVAETGDFDFYKKVIPYADQGSDTVFGHLKRALLFNLERRGAHGIPCGLSADWNDCLRLGYRGESLFVAFQVRLGLTVYADIAHRLGEIQEEQWALEKRDEIDRAIQKHCWDGNWFIWAITENGTVYGTKDYEEGQVYLNTQVWAVISGAATPEQAEKAMATVKEKLATPYGLMLCAPPFRKTTVDVMRAVVFLQGIKENAGIFNHTQGWGIIAETLLGHGDQAYAYCKAALPAAYNDRAEIRQSEPYVQAQTTYSIYSPRPGNTRVSWLTGAAAWTYYSLTQYILGIRPEYEGLRIDPCIPSHWKGFTVERRFRGKNLTIRVENPQGVCKGVKEVYLNGTKLQDNLVRPELLGPTNEIVALMG, encoded by the coding sequence ATGCAATTTGGCTACTTTGATGATGAACACAAGGAATACGTGATTACCCGTCCCGACACCCCCACATCCTGGAGCAATTATCTGGGAGATACGACCTTTGGAGCGGTCATCACGAACAACGCCGGGGGCTATGGGTTTTACCGATCCGGCGCCCGGGGAAGATACTTACGGCTCCGTTTCAACAGCATTCCCATGGACCAACCGGGGCGATACTTCTATATTCGTGACCGGGACACCGGCGATTACTGGAGTGCCAGCTGGCAACCGGTTGGCAAACCTTTAAGCGAGTATCAATCCACCTGTCGCCATGGGACTGCCTATACTACCATCGAAAGTGTCTATAAGGGGATCCGCTCAGAATCCCTCTATTTTATTCCCCTGGGACAGACCTTTGAATACTGGCGTCTTACCCTGAAAAACGAGGGTCCTACCCCCCGACGACTTTCGGTGTTCACCTACTGTGAATTTACCAACCAGTGGATTACTGAACAGGACCAGGTGAACCTGCAATATTCCCTCTTCATCGTTAAAGGACAACGGGAAGGGGCCTTTCTTCGTATTTCAATCCACGACAACCTGAACGAGCAACATCCGGATAACCCCGGCGATGCGGGGATGAATGCCTGGATGACCCTGGTGGGGGCTCCTCTTGCGGGCTTTGATACGAGCCGGGAATCCTTTATCGGCACCTACGGTTCATACCAGCGTCCTGCGGCCCTGGAACGGGGTTCCTGCGGGAATTCAGAGGCCTATGGGGACAATGCCTGTGGGTCCCTTCAGGTAGAGCTGGAACTTGCACCGGGAGAAAGCAAAACCCTTTTGGTGATGCTTGGTATCGGTGATGCCCGAACGGAAGGGAAAAAACGATATCAAGAATACGGTAGTCTTGAACGGTGCGAACAGGAATTGGGGGCCCTCAAAAAGGTATGGCATGGGCGGCTGGGAAGCATGACGGTCCACACCCCCGACGAGGATATCAATCATACCGTGAATGTGTGGGGCCTGTACAATTGTCTTATCACCTTTGCCTGGTCCCGGGCGGCGAGCCTCGTGTACAACGGGGAACGGGATGGGCTAGGTTTCCGGGACTCTGTGCAGGATATTCTGGGGGTTGTCGCGGCCATTCCCGAAATGGCCCGGGAACGGCTCGAATTGATGCTCTCGGGCCAGCTATCCAATGGCGGGGCAATTCCGGTGATCAAGCCCTTTGAGCATCGGCCGGGTCATGAAAAGGCCCCGCCGGCAGAGGAATTCCGGTCCGACGACTGTCTCTGGTTTTTCAACGCGGTGCCCGCCTACGTGGCAGAAACGGGGGATTTCGATTTCTACAAGAAGGTTATTCCCTACGCGGATCAGGGCTCCGATACCGTCTTCGGGCACCTGAAGCGGGCCCTGCTGTTCAACCTTGAACGGCGGGGGGCCCACGGCATCCCCTGTGGTCTTTCGGCGGACTGGAACGACTGTCTTCGGCTGGGATATCGGGGAGAAAGTCTCTTTGTGGCCTTTCAGGTCCGATTGGGGCTGACGGTGTACGCGGACATTGCCCATCGGCTCGGGGAAATTCAGGAAGAACAATGGGCCCTGGAGAAGCGGGACGAGATCGATCGGGCTATTCAAAAACACTGCTGGGACGGAAACTGGTTTATCTGGGCTATCACAGAAAATGGAACAGTGTATGGAACCAAGGACTACGAAGAAGGGCAGGTGTACCTGAATACCCAGGTATGGGCGGTAATTTCAGGGGCCGCCACCCCAGAGCAGGCAGAAAAAGCCATGGCTACGGTAAAAGAAAAGCTTGCCACACCATACGGCCTTATGCTCTGTGCCCCGCCCTTTAGGAAAACCACGGTGGATGTCATGCGGGCGGTGGTATTCCTGCAGGGTATAAAAGAAAATGCGGGGATCTTTAACCACACCCAGGGCTGGGGAATCATCGCAGAAACCCTGCTTGGCCATGGGGACCAGGCCTATGCCTACTGTAAAGCGGCCCTACCGGCAGCCTATAATGACCGGGCAGAAATCCGGCAGAGCGAGCCCTACGTTCAGGCCCAGACAACCTATTCCATTTATTCACCCCGCCCAGGGAACACCCGTGTATCCTGGCTTACCGGGGCGGCAGCCTGGACCTATTACAGCCTCACCCAGTACATCCTCGGCATTCGGCCCGAATATGAGGGGCTTCGCATCGATCCCTGTATTCCCTCTCATTGGAAGGGCTTTACGGTGGAACGGCGGTTCCGGGGGAAAAACCTTACCATCCGCGTAGAAAATCCGCAGGGGGTATGCAAAGGGGTTAAAGAGGTATACCTCAACGGTACAAAACTCCAGGACAACCTGGTGCGCCCTGAATTGCTGGGCCCCACCAATGAAATAGTTGCCCTCATGGGCTAA
- a CDS encoding HDOD domain-containing protein produces the protein MTPEVERKIDNYIKSMPSLPTTVAKVLEVCNNPRTSPADLNQVISLDPVLVGRVLKLINSAYYGLGQQVTSLVRAIIMLGINTVKNLALSSAVLRNLTSRKDFQALEMDGFWRHSLCVGVAAKMIAKKRGVDPKLMEEYFAAGLLHDIGKIPFNAVFPTEYVNTLAIADRERISLHVAEQRVFGADHTEVGQRIAKAWRLEGAVGDTIAYHHAYQDYSGPYKDVLYGVVVANRFASMMEIGFSGNRYPEKLDGVVWEYLGIDRTIFEEIEGQVNKEIEKAQVFLKIE, from the coding sequence GTGACACCTGAGGTTGAGCGAAAAATAGATAACTACATCAAAAGTATGCCGAGTCTTCCCACCACGGTGGCCAAGGTGCTGGAGGTCTGTAACAACCCCCGCACAAGCCCTGCCGATTTGAACCAGGTTATTTCCCTTGATCCGGTCCTGGTTGGACGGGTTCTAAAGTTGATTAACTCTGCCTACTATGGGCTTGGACAGCAGGTAACAAGCCTGGTACGGGCTATTATCATGCTCGGTATCAACACGGTGAAAAACCTGGCCCTATCCAGTGCGGTCCTGCGGAATCTTACCAGTCGAAAGGACTTCCAGGCCCTTGAGATGGATGGGTTCTGGCGTCATTCCCTCTGTGTGGGAGTGGCCGCAAAGATGATAGCTAAGAAGCGGGGGGTAGACCCTAAATTGATGGAAGAATACTTTGCGGCGGGATTGCTCCATGATATTGGAAAGATACCCTTTAATGCGGTGTTCCCCACTGAGTATGTGAATACCCTGGCTATCGCAGACCGGGAACGAATTTCCCTTCATGTGGCGGAACAGCGGGTTTTTGGGGCCGACCACACAGAGGTAGGACAGCGAATTGCTAAGGCCTGGCGACTTGAGGGGGCGGTGGGTGATACGATTGCCTATCATCATGCCTATCAAGACTATTCGGGCCCGTATAAAGATGTATTGTACGGTGTGGTCGTAGCCAACCGTTTTGCGAGTATGATGGAAATCGGGTTTTCTGGGAATCGGTACCCCGAAAAACTTGACGGGGTAGTATGGGAATATCTGGGAATTGACCGAACCATTTTTGAAGAGATTGAAGGACAGGTGAATAAGGAGATAGAAAAGGCCCAGGTGTTTCTTAAGATTGAGTAG